The genomic region GTAGGCTTCATCTTGGATTTATCAGAGCCCGTTTTTTCTGTCTTCACAGATTCTTCAACTTGACTGTCTTTTAAGGTTAAGAAGACATATGGCTTTTTAACACCTTCACTTTGTCCCTTAACCACGTAACCTCTGTTTTGAACGGTAGTAATTGTTGAAGCATACGTAGATGGTCGACCTATGCCTAATTCCTCCAGCCTCTTTACTAAACTTGCTTCAGTATATCTTGCTTTAGGCTTACTAAATCGTTCAATAGCATTTATTTCTTTAGAACTTACAACTTCTCCCTCTACTAGATTTGGCAACATACCGTCTTGCTCTTCATTTTCTTCGTCAGTACTTTCTAAATACACCTTTAGAAAACCATCAAATTTTATCATTTCACCCTTAGCAACAAATTTTTCTTGTCGATTTGAAATGATAATTTCAGCCACAGTACGTTCGAGTTGTGCATCTGACATTTGAGAAGCAATTGTTCGTTTCCAGATTAAGTCATACAGTCTCATTTGATTACGTTCGCCTTCAACAGATGAGTTGGCTAAATTAGTAGGCCGAATGGCTTCGTGAGCTTCTTGAGCTCCTTTTGACTTCGTAGAGTATGTTCTACTTTTAGAATAGTCCGCACCAAAAGTTGACTCTATATATTGAGAAGCTGATTTTACAGCGTCTCCCGAAAGATTAACACTATCGGTTCTCATATATGTGATTTTTCCAGACTCATACAGCTTCTGAGCAACACTCATTGTTTGGCCAACAGTAAAGCCTAATTTTCTCGACGCTTCTTGTTGTAGCGTAGAAGTTGTAAAAGGAGCAGAAGGTGATTTTTTAGCAGGTTTTTTGTTTAAAGACGAAATACTAAAGTCTGAAGAAACGCATGAACTTAGAAAGTTAATAGCTTCTTCTTTAGTGTCGAATCTATTGGATAAATCCGCTTTAAATACATTTCCTTGACTTGAAAGGAATTGTGCAGAAACCTTGTAAGTAGATTTGCTTACAAAGTCAATAATTTCTTTTTCTCTTTCAACTATTAAACGTACAGCAACAGATTGAACTCTACCAGCGGATAAACCGTATTTAACTTTTTTCCAAAGAACCGGTGACAATTCAAAACCTACAAGTCTATCTAATACTCTTCGGGCTTGTTGTGCATTAACTAGATTAACATCTATTTTCCTGGGATTTTCAACAGCTTTATTGATAGCTGTTTTAGTAATTTCATTGAAAACAATTCTTTTGGTCTTACTTTCATCAAGATTCAATGCCTCAAGCAAATGCCATGCTATGGCTTCTCCCTCGCGGTCCTCATCCGTTGCAAGCCAAACTAAATCTGATTTCTTTGAAAGTTTTGTGAGTTCATCTACCACCTTTTTTTTGTCAGTAGAAACTTCATAGGTAGGTTTAAATCCATTTTCAATATCAATAGCCATACTTCCTTTTTTAGGTAAATCACGAATATGACCAATACTTGATTTTACAATGAAATCCTTGCCCAAAAAGCCTTCAATAGTCTTAGCTTTAGCAGGTGACTCGACAATTACTAGATTTTTTGCCATGAGAGAATAAGTTGTTTTCGTTTAATTTTGGTGCAAATATATTACTCCTTTACCCAAATTTCCAAACCATGACATTGTATAATCTCAATTATATTATTATATAATATAAGATTTTTGAAAAAAATATTTTCTGTCAATTTGTCAGTTTTTATTAATTTTGCAGACTAATACTGAAGTAGATTTATGAGCGAAGAGAAAATAATTGATGCCAGCAGACAAGGAGAAGCCCTATCGATTGAAAGCCATTCAAAGAATAGCAAAAAGATGTATATTGAAAGCTATGGGTGTCAAATGAACTTTTCTGATAGCGAAATCGTAGCGTCAATTTTAAGCAAAGAAGGGTTTTCGACAACGCCAAACCTTGAAGATGCCGATATCGTATTTGTAAACACTTGCTCTATACGTGAAAAAGCTGAGCAGACCGTTCGTAATCGATTGAAAGTGTATCGCGCAATCAAGAAAAAACAAAATCCAAAAATGCTTGTAGGCGTATTGGGCTGTATGGCGGAACGCTTAAAAGATAAATTTCTTGAAGAAGAAAAATTAGTCGATATGGTTGTTGGTCCTGATGCATACCGCGATTTACCAAACCTCATCGATGAAGTTACTGACGGAAGAAAAGCAGTAAATGTTATTCTTTCTAAGGAGGAGACTTATGCGGAAATTAGCCCCGTTCGATTAGGCGGAAACGGTATTACCGCTTTTGTCTCAATCACTAGAGGGTGCGATAATATGTGCACGTTTTGTGTTGTTCCCTTTACTAGAGGAAGAGAAAGAAGTAGAGACCCTAAAAGTATTGTTCAAGAATGCCAACAACTTGTAAACGATGGCTATAAAGAAGTAACGCTTCTAGGACAAAATGTTGACTCATACCTATGGCATGGGGGTGGATTAAAGAAAGACTTCAACAAGCTCAGTAAGGAAGAGCAAGAAAACAGCACAAACTTCGCTCAACTGTTAGCAATGGTGGCAGAGGTAAGCCCTGAACTCAGAGTACGTTTTTCAACCTCTCACCCTAAAGATATGCAAGACGATGTGCTTCATACTATAGCTGAATACGAAAACATCTGTAACTATATTCACTTGCCAGTACAATCTGGAAATAGTCGTATTTTAGAATTAATGAATCGTGGCTACAGCAGAGAATGGTACCTCAACAGAATAGAATCTATCAGAAAAATTATTCCTGATTGCGCTATTTCTATGGACATTATTTCCGGCTTTTGTTCTGAGACTGAAGAGGAACACCAAGATACACTCAGCCTCATGGACATTGTAAAATATGACTTTGGCTATATGTTTAGTTATTCCGAACGTCCAAACACACAAGCTCAAAGAAAGTTTGAAGACGATGTTCCAGTAGATGTAAAGAAAAGACGTTTGCAAGAAATTATTGACAAGCAAATGGGACATTCATTAATTAGAAACCAAAATCATGTAGGTAAAACTCACAAAGTTTTAGTTGAAGGTGTATCCAAAAAATCCAAAGAAGAATTATTTGGAAGAAATACTCAGAATACAGTTGTTGTTTTCCCTAAGGAAGACTACAAGATTGGGGACTATGTTTTAGTTGAAGTAGACCAATGTACATCTGCAACCCTAAAAGGTAAAGCAATAAAAAAAGCATGACGCTACATCAAGACATAAAACAACGTTTTGGTATTGTTGGTCAATCCAGCAAGTTAGAGCGTGCTATAGAAATTGCGGTTCAAGTTGCTCCAACTGATATCTCTGTCTTGATAACAGGTGAAAGTGGTACTGGTAAAGAATCTATGCCTAAAATCATTCACCACAGTAGTCAACGCAAACACAACAACTATATAGCGGTAAATTGTGGAGCTATTCCAGAGGGCACTATTGACAGTGAACTTTTCGGTCATGAAAAAGGAGCATTTACTGGAGCTAGTGACAAAAGAAAAGGGTATTTTGAAGTAGCCAATGGCGGCACTATTTTTCTGGATGAAGTAGGTGAATTACCAATGAGCACACAGGTTAGACTCTTAAGAGTTCTTGAAAGTGGTGAGTTTATGAAAGTTGGGTCTAGCGAACTCATTAAAGTTGATGTTAGAGTAGTCGCCGCTACCAATGTTAACATTGAAAAAGCCATTCAAAACGGCAAATTCAGAGAAGACCTCTACTACAGGCTCAATACTATAAACATTAAAATGCCTTCTTTAAAAGAAAGAAAAGAAGACATTCATCTTTTGTTTAGAAAATTTGCTGCCGACTTCGCCGACAAATACAGAATCCCTGCCATAAGACTAAATGAAGAAGCCATAGATTTATTGGAAAGTTATTCTTGGCCAGGAAACATTAGACAACTGAAAAACATTTGCGAACAAATTTCTGCAGTTGAACAAAACAGAAGCGTTGACAAAGAAACATTGAGCCATTACATTCCAAAAGAGAATGCTACTCCAGTATTATTTGGAAAAGGAAAGGCTGAAAACGATTTTTCAGAAAGGGAGATTTTATATAAAGTCCTCTTTGATATGAAAAATGATTTAAATGATTTGAAGAGGGTTACCAAAGAGTTAATGGAAGGCAATGTGGTTGTTCCTGAGGAAAATACATTAAAAGAAAAATTCTTCATTCAGCCAAAGGAAGAAGCATCCCAAAAATTGCCTGAGAAAGAAATCTTGACCCTGCAAGAACAAGAGAAAATTCTAATCGAAGAATCTTTAATTCGACATCAAGGCAGACGAAAGGATGCCGCTGACGAGCTAGGTATTTCAGAACGAACACTTTACCGAAAAATTAAAGAATACTTACTTTGAAAAACGTGAAAAAATACATAGCAATACTATCCTTAGCAATTAGCTCCTGTGGAGTATATACATTTTCTGGGGCATCAATTTCTTCTGATGTAAAGACTGTTAACATTCAATTTTTTGAAAATAAAACTGCTCTTTCACCGTCCAATTTATCAAATAACTTCACAGAAGCTCTTAAAGACAAATTATCTTCTGAAACAAACCTTAATCCAGTATCATCAGATGGAGACTTAACTTATTCTGGATATATTTCAAATTATGTTATAAAACCCATAGCCATTCAGGCTAATGAAACAGCTGCTAAAAACAGATTAACCATTTCTGTTAGAGTAACTTTTACCAATAGCGTACAGGAAGAATATAATTTTGAGAAAACATTCAGTCGATATGCAGACTACGATAGTAGTGATGATTTTAAATCGGTAGAAGAAACTTTAAACGAAGAAATTACCGAGCAATTGATAGATAATATTTTTAACGAATCCATTTCAAATTGGTAAATCTTCAAGAGAAATATACACAATGGGTTAAGCAACCACATACTCTCAAAAGAGAGGATTCAGAAACTTTAAAAGAATTGGTTGATAAATACCCTTTTTGCCAGACTAGCCGATTGCTTTACCTTAAAAGTTTACAAAACATAAATAGCATTCATTTTAACCAAAGTTTAAAGGTTACAGCTGCCCACGCTTCTGATAGGCATCAGCTGTTTCATTTGCTTACCGAAAAGAAATCGAAAGTAGAAAAGAGTAAAATTAAGAACGTTGACAAAATTGATTCACAAAAAACTGATGAGACACCCAAAGAAGTCATTAAAGAATCATTAAACATCGGTCAACCTTTAGAGTTTGAAAAAGAAGAAACACACTCCTTTAGTCAATGGTTAAAACTTAGTCAGGCTAAACCAATAGTAAGAGAAAAAGAAGAAAATAAATTACAGGAAAAGGTTAGCCTTATTGAAGACTTTATTGCCAACAGAGAAAGAAAACCGCAAAAGAAAGAATTTTACTCGGCTACTAATCAAGCCAAAAAAAGTGAGAAATTTGAATTTGATATTGTTACAGAAACCCTCGCTAAAGTATATCTAGAACAAGAACATTACGAAAAAGCCAAAGAAGCATATCGTCAACTTTGTTTGAAATATCCCCAAAAAAGTTCTTTATTTGCATCCCAAATTGAATTAATCGATCAATTAATTGATCAAAACAATAAATAAGAGTTATGTACACTATATTTTCAGTTCTAATCATCATCACATGTATTCTGCTTCTTTTAGTAGTATTAGTTCAAAATCCTAAAGGCGGTGGTCTTTCGGCAACTTTTGGTGGTGGAAATCAGGTAATGGGTGTCAAAAAAACAGCTGACTTTTTAGAAAAAGCCACTTGGTATTTAGCTATAGCACTATTATTCTTTTCATTAATGTCTAATTTAAGTATTTCGTCAACTGTTGATGAAAACGGTCAAAATGAATCTATTATTCAAGAGCAATTAGACGAAACGCCAATACCCACTCAGAGTTTACCAGCACTGCCAATTCAGGAAGCACCTGAAGAATAGTCATATACTTTCTGACATAATTTC from Flavobacteriales bacterium harbors:
- the topA gene encoding type I DNA topoisomerase, whose protein sequence is MAKNLVIVESPAKAKTIEGFLGKDFIVKSSIGHIRDLPKKGSMAIDIENGFKPTYEVSTDKKKVVDELTKLSKKSDLVWLATDEDREGEAIAWHLLEALNLDESKTKRIVFNEITKTAINKAVENPRKIDVNLVNAQQARRVLDRLVGFELSPVLWKKVKYGLSAGRVQSVAVRLIVEREKEIIDFVSKSTYKVSAQFLSSQGNVFKADLSNRFDTKEEAINFLSSCVSSDFSISSLNKKPAKKSPSAPFTTSTLQQEASRKLGFTVGQTMSVAQKLYESGKITYMRTDSVNLSGDAVKSASQYIESTFGADYSKSRTYSTKSKGAQEAHEAIRPTNLANSSVEGERNQMRLYDLIWKRTIASQMSDAQLERTVAEIIISNRQEKFVAKGEMIKFDGFLKVYLESTDEENEEQDGMLPNLVEGEVVSSKEINAIERFSKPKARYTEASLVKRLEELGIGRPSTYASTITTVQNRGYVVKGQSEGVKKPYVFLTLKDSQVEESVKTEKTGSDKSKMKPTDIGIVVTDFLKSHFSEVMDYGFTADVEKEFDDIARGEKVWNDMISQFYDGFAKTVNEVADNSEAAKGQRLLGQEPVTGENVYVKIGRFGPMAQIGEVSDEKKPRFASLLADQSIATINLEQALELFKLPRTVGEFEGEEVVASVGRFGPYLRFKGKFVSIKKDDGDDPLTIKIERATELILAHRKAEAEKTINRFEGDPLVQVLNGRYGPFIQIGEGARKNKTNVKIPKDIEPKSLTREMCLELAEKSKNK
- the miaB gene encoding tRNA (N6-isopentenyl adenosine(37)-C2)-methylthiotransferase MiaB, with protein sequence MSEEKIIDASRQGEALSIESHSKNSKKMYIESYGCQMNFSDSEIVASILSKEGFSTTPNLEDADIVFVNTCSIREKAEQTVRNRLKVYRAIKKKQNPKMLVGVLGCMAERLKDKFLEEEKLVDMVVGPDAYRDLPNLIDEVTDGRKAVNVILSKEETYAEISPVRLGGNGITAFVSITRGCDNMCTFCVVPFTRGRERSRDPKSIVQECQQLVNDGYKEVTLLGQNVDSYLWHGGGLKKDFNKLSKEEQENSTNFAQLLAMVAEVSPELRVRFSTSHPKDMQDDVLHTIAEYENICNYIHLPVQSGNSRILELMNRGYSREWYLNRIESIRKIIPDCAISMDIISGFCSETEEEHQDTLSLMDIVKYDFGYMFSYSERPNTQAQRKFEDDVPVDVKKRRLQEIIDKQMGHSLIRNQNHVGKTHKVLVEGVSKKSKEELFGRNTQNTVVVFPKEDYKIGDYVLVEVDQCTSATLKGKAIKKA
- a CDS encoding sigma-54-dependent Fis family transcriptional regulator, translating into MTLHQDIKQRFGIVGQSSKLERAIEIAVQVAPTDISVLITGESGTGKESMPKIIHHSSQRKHNNYIAVNCGAIPEGTIDSELFGHEKGAFTGASDKRKGYFEVANGGTIFLDEVGELPMSTQVRLLRVLESGEFMKVGSSELIKVDVRVVAATNVNIEKAIQNGKFREDLYYRLNTINIKMPSLKERKEDIHLLFRKFAADFADKYRIPAIRLNEEAIDLLESYSWPGNIRQLKNICEQISAVEQNRSVDKETLSHYIPKENATPVLFGKGKAENDFSEREILYKVLFDMKNDLNDLKRVTKELMEGNVVVPEENTLKEKFFIQPKEEASQKLPEKEILTLQEQEKILIEESLIRHQGRRKDAADELGISERTLYRKIKEYLL
- a CDS encoding LptE family protein, with the translated sequence MKKYIAILSLAISSCGVYTFSGASISSDVKTVNIQFFENKTALSPSNLSNNFTEALKDKLSSETNLNPVSSDGDLTYSGYISNYVIKPIAIQANETAAKNRLTISVRVTFTNSVQEEYNFEKTFSRYADYDSSDDFKSVEETLNEEITEQLIDNIFNESISNW
- the secG gene encoding preprotein translocase subunit SecG, which translates into the protein MYTIFSVLIIITCILLLLVVLVQNPKGGGLSATFGGGNQVMGVKKTADFLEKATWYLAIALLFFSLMSNLSISSTVDENGQNESIIQEQLDETPIPTQSLPALPIQEAPEE